One window from the genome of Brachyspira sp. SAP_772 encodes:
- a CDS encoding UvrB/UvrC motif-containing protein: MSCNICGKNLAVLHIKESIGNEKYEMHICEECEKKMNIMEKCIELEFNNLHTIFPESKPVVNIKKKNNKKHKIKDKICPSCGYSLREFMKTGIMSCPKCYENFSKNIAKHVRKIHTYNKHLGRVANKNLTNRDIEEKIKQYEATMDMLIKIENYEEASIIKNKIENLKQTLNIKETLSENKDVHR; the protein is encoded by the coding sequence TTGAGTTGTAATATTTGTGGCAAGAATCTTGCTGTTTTACATATAAAAGAATCTATAGGTAATGAAAAATACGAAATGCATATCTGTGAAGAATGCGAGAAAAAAATGAATATAATGGAAAAATGCATAGAACTTGAATTTAATAACTTGCATACAATATTTCCAGAATCTAAACCTGTTGTTAATATAAAAAAGAAAAATAACAAAAAACATAAAATAAAAGATAAAATATGCCCTTCTTGCGGTTATTCTTTAAGAGAGTTTATGAAAACAGGTATAATGTCTTGTCCTAAATGTTATGAAAACTTCTCTAAAAACATAGCTAAACATGTAAGAAAAATACATACTTATAATAAGCACTTAGGAAGAGTTGCTAATAAAAATCTCACCAATAGAGATATAGAAGAGAAAATTAAACAATATGAAGCTACTATGGATATGCTAATAAAAATAGAAAACTATGAAGAAGCTTCTATTATTAAAAATAAAATAGAAAACCTTAAACAAACTTTAAATATAAAAGAAACTTTAAGTGAAAATAAAGATGTTCACAGATAA
- the miaB gene encoding tRNA (N6-isopentenyl adenosine(37)-C2)-methylthiotransferase MiaB has translation MKNFYLENYGCQMNKADSNSLINSLMQEGFIQTENYENADNIIINTCSVRAHAEERVFSRVKLFNANRKKNKKDTKIIIMGCMAQTSKEHLESLGVDKIFDVYNEVNIIDYLKDEEVFVRKFNDNYIFNKSYVDEDKLHKAFIPITHGCNNWCTYCIVPHTRGKMISRKSSEILDELKRLIDEGAKEITLLGQNVNSYGLDIDNEINFTELLYKIDKVIEEKAKDKVWIRFLTSHPKDFDKELADAIWSLNSLCKHIHLPFQSGSDRILSLMNRKYTKEEYIKKVSYLREHADDFPISTDIIVGYADETEEEYQETLALLESIGFEEAYLYKYSEREGSIAYKKKVQYDKAAGARRLTQIVNFQRELAQKLLSKQVGKKAYIMIDDIAKDNMHYLCRSKENRIVLIKKEEQLNMGDIYYSEITEIKNHTLIGNLIK, from the coding sequence GAAAATGCTGATAATATTATAATAAACACATGCAGTGTAAGAGCACATGCTGAAGAGAGAGTTTTTTCAAGAGTAAAGCTATTTAATGCCAACAGAAAGAAAAACAAAAAAGACACAAAAATCATCATCATGGGATGTATGGCTCAAACTTCTAAAGAACATCTTGAAAGTTTGGGAGTTGATAAGATATTTGACGTATACAATGAAGTTAATATTATAGACTACTTAAAAGACGAAGAGGTTTTTGTAAGGAAGTTTAATGACAATTACATATTTAATAAGTCTTATGTTGATGAAGATAAACTGCATAAGGCTTTCATACCAATCACGCACGGATGTAATAACTGGTGTACATACTGTATAGTGCCTCACACAAGAGGAAAGATGATTAGCAGAAAGTCTAGTGAGATATTAGACGAATTAAAAAGACTCATTGACGAAGGAGCTAAAGAGATTACGCTTCTTGGGCAGAATGTTAATTCTTATGGGCTTGATATTGATAATGAAATAAACTTTACAGAATTATTATATAAAATAGACAAAGTTATAGAAGAAAAAGCAAAAGATAAGGTGTGGATAAGGTTTTTAACTTCTCACCCCAAAGATTTTGATAAAGAACTCGCTGATGCCATATGGAGCTTAAACAGTTTATGTAAGCATATACATTTGCCTTTTCAAAGTGGTTCAGATAGAATATTATCTTTAATGAATAGAAAATACACAAAAGAAGAATATATTAAAAAAGTATCATATTTAAGAGAGCATGCTGATGATTTTCCTATTTCTACAGATATTATAGTAGGTTATGCAGATGAAACTGAAGAAGAATATCAAGAAACACTAGCTTTACTTGAAAGTATTGGTTTTGAAGAAGCTTATTTATATAAATATTCTGAGAGAGAAGGCTCTATTGCATACAAAAAGAAAGTTCAATATGATAAGGCGGCAGGGGCAAGAAGACTCACTCAAATAGTTAACTTCCAAAGAGAATTAGCTCAAAAATTACTATCAAAGCAAGTGGGCAAAAAAGCTTATATAATGATAGATGATATTGCTAAAGATAATATGCACTATTTATGCAGAAGCAAAGAAAATAGAATAGTGTTAATAAAAAAAGAAGAACAACTTAATATGGGTGATATCTATTACTCTGAAATAACTGAGATAAAAAATCATACTTTAATTGGAAATTTAATAAAATAA
- a CDS encoding guanido phosphotransferase, which yields MFTDNNIAKWIYKKGLEDNIILYSKVSIYRNIDNIRFYNHIDKDDIEKIDSILTKEIEELKILDIHLEKIKLREIAPLEIKLLKENLTIPNKRNLLNASLYMDEDEETSILINSNEHCEIQTIARGLEIEECFNRAYKIESILDKKIDFAFNKKFGYLTSSPEKIGIAMNLTVSMAIPALIWKTPDNIEYFINKASKKGFDISIRAGRTMPVLNITNKTMMGLSEKDVLDNMLEIVNYILDKEKKMRSKIKNIDRLNIEDKVYRSRAILSNARVMNYMEFIKHNLWLRVGLDCNIIDDIDLDTLSYMIFISKNNHLKSMFSNKKKYKKVYEMRAAALRNIMNQQ from the coding sequence ATGTTCACAGATAATAATATTGCTAAGTGGATATATAAAAAAGGCTTAGAAGATAATATTATTTTATATTCTAAAGTATCCATATATAGAAATATAGACAATATTAGATTCTATAATCATATAGATAAAGATGATATAGAAAAAATCGACAGCATTCTAACAAAAGAAATAGAAGAACTTAAAATCTTAGATATTCATCTTGAAAAAATAAAGTTAAGAGAGATTGCTCCATTAGAAATTAAGCTTTTAAAAGAAAATCTTACAATACCAAATAAAAGAAATCTCCTAAATGCTTCGCTTTATATGGATGAAGACGAGGAAACATCTATTTTAATAAATTCTAATGAACATTGCGAAATACAAACTATAGCTAGAGGCTTAGAAATAGAAGAATGTTTTAATAGAGCTTATAAAATAGAAAGCATATTAGATAAAAAAATAGATTTTGCTTTTAATAAAAAATTTGGATATTTAACTAGCTCTCCAGAAAAAATAGGCATTGCAATGAATCTCACAGTATCTATGGCAATACCAGCTTTAATATGGAAAACCCCAGATAATATAGAATATTTTATTAATAAGGCATCAAAAAAAGGTTTTGACATATCAATTAGAGCAGGAAGAACAATGCCTGTACTTAATATAACAAATAAAACTATGATGGGGCTTTCAGAAAAAGATGTTTTAGATAATATGCTTGAAATCGTAAATTATATTTTAGACAAAGAAAAAAAGATGCGTTCAAAAATAAAAAATATAGATAGACTCAATATAGAAGATAAAGTTTATAGGAGCAGAGCTATATTATCGAATGCTAGGGTTATGAATTATATGGAGTTTATAAAGCATAATTTATGGCTTAGAGTTGGTTTAGATTGCAATATTATTGATGATATAGATTTAGATACTTTATCTTATATGATATTTATCTCTAAAAATAATCATTTAAAATCAATGTTTAGCAACAAAAAAAAGTATAAAAAAGTTTATGAGATGAGGGCTGCTGCATTAAGAAATATAATGAATCAACAATAA